In Thiofilum sp., the genomic window AAGAGTGTATCGCTGCTACGCGTTAGCAGTTGAGAAGTACTCGGCTAAGGACAGGAGCCGAGTACATCCGCTAGTAGAGGGTAGGTTTTAATACTACTTACCTCGGACCACGCGCTGATTTCATCTCGAATCTGACTTAAGCGCTCCATGCTGGGCGCTTCCACAAAAATCAATAAATCCAAATCCCCTGCCACAGAATGAGCGTGTTTAACCTCTGGATAAATGCCTAGACGTTTGCCATAAGAGCGACAATTAGGCGTTTGAAAAATAGCGATTAAATAAGCACGCACGGCACTAGAAGATAAGCTCAGTGCAGCATGATAGCCCGTAATAATGCCAGTCTGTTCTAGACGTGTCATACGTTGACTCACGGCACTGCGCGATAAGTTGACCTGTTTAGCGATTTCAGAAATGCTCAGGCGTGCATTTTGGCGCAATAAAGTCAGTATGGCATGATCAAACGTATCCAGTGTCATAGGTCAAAATCTTAAAACAGGTTCAGAATTAGGCGCTAGTGTCGCATGCTTGCGCTAAGCAGCGTAGGGCTAGTATATCAAGGATGAAAGCCTATATTTCAAGCGTTGGTGGTGGGCATTCCCGAAAGGAGTGGCGAGTGTTATAGTTCTGCGTCCACAATTAGCAGAACAAGGTTAATCCTAATGATAAGTAAATATCCACATTTAGCGCAAATGGGCGTACAAAATCCGCAAGAGATTACAGGCTATACTCTATATCATGTAGCGCCCGCTACCGATGTATTGAAAATTAAATATCAACGCCCTAAAGGTTCGCTGTTACCGATTACGCGTAGCTATAGCATTGGTCGTTCGCCCCATGTACGGGTGATTGATAGTGGTAGCGGTAAAACCGAGGAGTTTTATGAGATTTCTCCTATTCTTTCTCAAGCGGTAGCTGAGTTGGATAGTATTGTAGACAATAAGGCTTCAGCGGATGAGTTAAAACAACAAATCTTAGCTGAAATTGAACGTATGCAAATAGAGTTGACTACTGAAATTAATGCACTGCGCCAGTTGGTGAATAAAATTAAATAGTAGATTTATAATTTGGTTTTTATGAAGTTGCCTTTAGTACTTGCTAACTTATTAGTGACTAAAGGCAATCAATTATGGCAGTTGTTATCCGCTATTTTCACTCATTAATCGTTCCTTGGTAGCTAAAAATACTTCGTATAGACATCCAAGTGTCATAAAAGCTTACTAACATGAGTCTTTGAAATTTCCTTGCGTTTTTGCATGTAATCTTCATCTATAACCATTATGCACTAAACTCATAGTTACTAGCTCAGTAATGAGCTATATGATTACTATAATGGATACAAGTACTTAAGCGCTAACTCATACCTTCTAAGGACAATAATATTATGAAAAAATTACTCTTATTAGCACTCACCTTAACCACCAGCACCAGTGTATTAGCAGGTGGACTAGGGGGCGGTGGTGTCGCTTATCCTCAAGCACGCTTTGGTGTGGTCTTTACCGGAGGTGAAGCAAAACAAAATGCAAGTATTGATACCGCTGCATTAACTTCACAGGGCTATACCGGTATCACTACCTCGGTAGGCAAGACTAAAAAATCTAGTGGGCGTTTAGCGCTGCAATATCATTTTACCCCGCGTTGGGCGCTGGATGTGGGTGCGGTAGATTTTGGTAATACCGACTTCAACGCTACTCTAACTGCACCTGCGGGCAAAAGTTCTGCTCAAGTAGCTCAAGATGTCGCCAATGCAACCACCAAACGCGGTAATGATCGTGCTTATACCGCAGGTCTGCAATACCGTATGCCTATAGCTTCACGGGCTAGTGTCAATCTAGGGGTAGGGGCTGTGGCATGGAAAGATAAGCAAAATATCACGGTGAATGGCACTAGCCACCAATTCAATACGGATGGAACAGATCCCTATGTGCGTGTGGGTCTAGGCTATGATGTCACTCGCAATATTAGTCTGTTAACCAATGTAGAGCGTTATGATCTAGATAAACCCGTGAATCGTTGGGATGTAGGAATGGCAGTACGCTTTTAATGGTCAATGAATAGTCGTTAGGGGTGCTGGTTATAAGCACCCTTAAATTTTATTCAGCCTTTAGTCTTTTTCAAGTTAAAATAAAATCATAAATAGCATTAATATAGTTGATACCCAATTTATAAAAATACAGGTCTCCTATGATGCTAGCCTTTTTTTCAAGCGTTAAACATCGATTACCTAGCTTATTAAGCCTAATAGTCGTGTCAATCCTAGCCAGCGGCTGTGAAGATCAATTAGATAAAGCAACGCATAGCAAAATAGAACAACAGTTTGCTAATACCTTTCCGCAGGCTGTTGCGGGTCTAGACCAAACAGTGTTAGCTAAGTCAACTGTGCTTTTAGACGCAAGTGCTAGTCGAGATAATGAAGGTGCACTCATTCAATATTACTGGCGGCAGCTCTCAGGCAGTCCAGTCACTTTACAAAATAGCCATACTAGCCAAGCCAGTTTTACGGCTCCTGATTTAACCGCTAATACCATACTAACTTTTGAGTTAGTAGTCACCGATAATCAAGGCTGGCCAGCGTCCGATACTGTTAATGTATTAGTGACGCCTAGCCCTATTGCAGCAAAAGTATTGACGGGAACCTTTATTGCCTCGCCTCAAGGAGTCAGTGGCTTAAGTTATCAAACCGCCACTCAATCGGGTATGACCAATACAGCAGGTGAGTTTAAATATCTAGAGGGTGAAAGTGTTAGTTTTAATCTCTGTACACGACAATTCGCTTAACTCATTGAATCTTTTTCAAAAGAAAATCGCCTGAGTTTCATCCGTCCATCCTCGATCGCCATGAATTGTGGTGGACAAAGGAACAGAAGCAGCAGCCTAAGCCTATCCACTTTTTCCCGTACCCTTCCATTCAATAAATCGGTCAAGTAGTCCAAGCCGTAACGGAAGACACTTTGCTCTTTGCGTCCATGTTTTTCGTCTTCAAAGGCTTGACGGCTTTTTCCTTCCATTCGCCGACTTTGTGCGCCCAACAGAAGCCAATGGCAAGCAACGCCATCATCTTTTTGATGCGAGGGGTTTGGTGAAGTGAGTGGCTTCCATGTGAAAACCACGCCCTTTCAAGCATTGGAACAGGTTTTCAATTTCCCAACGTAGCCGATAAGTGCCAATGGGATCAGCCGTGTAGTGGTTGCTGGCGATAATCAACAACTCACCACTGGGCAGCTTTGAGCCACTGAGCCAAACCCATTCCCCGCTAACGTCGCGACGGTGACGGAGAACGCGCCGTTTACCCGGCTTGAGGTTGGCAAACAGCGAGCGGACATGCGCCTCTTTTTGTGTTTGTCGGTCATCAACTGATTACCCTTGATACGAATCAAGTAGGGAATCTCTTTGGAAGACAACCACTTCCACCATTGACCACCAATAAACTCACGGTCAGCCAACACACCCAAGATGTTGTTGCGCCCGAATTGGCTGATAAATCGTTGCAGCAGGGCAATACGTTCACGTTGGTTAGAATTACCGCGTTTGTTCAACACCATCCAGTAAACGGGGATAGCCGCACCTTGGTAAACAACCGCCAAAGTCAGGAGATTGAGGTTGGATTTGCCCCATTTCCAGTTGGTTCTGTCGAGTGTGAGGTAGTATTGTTGACCACTAAAGGCGAACATTCCCATAAGAAAATGGGCAATGTCATTGTAATTAAAGAACACTTGGCTAAAAAAGCGTTGCATCCGTCGATAGCGGGAACCAATGTCGGTGTCAGAATCTATGTGTACCGCCAACAACGCCAAATTCATTTGTCGCGCACTCAGCAAGTCCTGCAGCATTCCCACAAAACAATCCAAACGGGGCTTGCCCCAACTCAAGTGGGCTTTTAAACTGTCACGTAGTCCATCGCTCAGATCCATTTTGCTCTCCTGTGTGGTAACTAGAGAGTAAAACATAGGAGCGGTGGACTTTCACCATCTCCATGACAAACATGCTAAATCAATAAGTTAGTGGTTTTGTCGTGTACAGAGAGTTTTAATATAGGAGGTATTCAATTAGGTAAAGCACTAGCCAAAGCACAATTATCACCTTTTGATTTGGTAGGGCTTGAAAAGCCGCCTGTGAGTGAAGCTGAAACGAGTAAAGTATTACGGTTTATAGAAAATAATAATTTACCCATGCCAGAAAATAAGGCATTACCTATTCCATTTGAGGCGGCTACCAATATTGCAGCCTTTTTACAAGCCTTGGATGAGGATAGCAATGCCACTAATGGGGTGACTATTCCTGCGTTATTCAACACGCTAGCGCAAGATAAACAACTTGATTTTAAAACTCACTCCAGTCGCTATTTTAATTATCAGCCAACCTTTAGATATT contains:
- a CDS encoding Lrp/AsnC family transcriptional regulator; amino-acid sequence: MTLDTFDHAILTLLRQNARLSISEIAKQVNLSRSAVSQRMTRLEQTGIITGYHAALSLSSSAVRAYLIAIFQTPNCRSYGKRLGIYPEVKHAHSVAGDLDLLIFVEAPSMERLSQIRDEISAWSEVSSIKTYPLLADVLGSCP
- a CDS encoding DUF3461 family protein, encoding MISKYPHLAQMGVQNPQEITGYTLYHVAPATDVLKIKYQRPKGSLLPITRSYSIGRSPHVRVIDSGSGKTEEFYEISPILSQAVAELDSIVDNKASADELKQQILAEIERMQIELTTEINALRQLVNKIK
- a CDS encoding outer membrane beta-barrel protein; translation: MKKLLLLALTLTTSTSVLAGGLGGGGVAYPQARFGVVFTGGEAKQNASIDTAALTSQGYTGITTSVGKTKKSSGRLALQYHFTPRWALDVGAVDFGNTDFNATLTAPAGKSSAQVAQDVANATTKRGNDRAYTAGLQYRMPIASRASVNLGVGAVAWKDKQNITVNGTSHQFNTDGTDPYVRVGLGYDVTRNISLLTNVERYDLDKPVNRWDVGMAVRF
- a CDS encoding transposase, with protein sequence MDLSDGLRDSLKAHLSWGKPRLDCFVGMLQDLLSARQMNLALLAVHIDSDTDIGSRYRRMQRFFSQVFFNYNDIAHFLMGMFAFSGQQYYLTLDRTNWKWGKSNLNLLTLAVVYQGAAIPVYWMVLNKRGNSNQRERIALLQRFISQFGRNNILGVLADREFIGGQWWKWLSSKEIPYLIRIKGNQLMTDKHKKRRMSARCLPTSSRVNGAFSVTVATLAGNGFGSVAQSCPVVSC